From Erigeron canadensis isolate Cc75 chromosome 8, C_canadensis_v1, whole genome shotgun sequence, one genomic window encodes:
- the LOC122610424 gene encoding L-gulonolactone oxidase 3, whose protein sequence is MANPKIALFLFLITSWTSITIMISHAMPPPPPIQCNTRTSSCTLHNSYGIWGDRKDCYASRVIYPTTQDQLLSIVADATKNKHKLKVVSKFSHTIPKFACPAIGNSSVLVSTEKFNSKIDVNVDGLTVTVDSGVGLRDLINKVEDVGLSLVAAPYWEGVSVGGLISSGAHGSSWKGNGGAVHDHVVNIDIIVPGLQNEGFAKILHLDATNNELFDAAKVSLGTLGIISKVTLSLEKGFKRSITLNFTDDVGLEDRFMSHAKTHEFGDITWYPSKHTAVYRNDDRVPLTTKGDGTNDFLGFQSNLIAVSKTTRATEKALENKRNVKGKCAMASSFIGYKKLIANGLKNNLIFTGYPVIGRQGKMQTSGSCLYSSTRDILNACAWDPRINGLVFYESTAIFPAEKFANFIRDVKKLRDLNPDNFCGIDIYNGILIRFIKASTAYLGQPVDSVVIDFNYYRADSAMTPRLNQDLMEEMEQMAFLKYEARPHWAKNRKVAFTKVEKKYKYFNKFMAAKLKMDPQNIFSSEWSNELLFGSQGGEDYNGCALEGECICSAHRHCSPNNGYFCQSGLVYTQALVCRYSPSSYS, encoded by the exons ATGGCTAACCCGAAAATTGCTTTGTTTTTGTTCCTAATTACTTCATGGACTTCAATAACAATCATGATCAGCCATGCcatgccgccaccaccacctatCCAGTGCAATACCAGAACCTCAAGCTGCACCCTCCACAACTCGTACGGTATATGGGGCGATAGAAAAGATTGTTACGCTTCGAGAGTCATTTACCCAACAACACAAGACCAACTTCTTTCAATCGTTGCAGACGCgacaaaaaacaaacataaactcAAAGTAGTCTCCAAATTCTCACATACCATACCAAAGTTTGCTTGTCCAGCCATTGGAAACTCATCGGTTCTAGTTAGTACTGAGAAATTCAACTCAAAAATTGATGTCAATGTTGATGGACTCACTGTGACTGTGGATTCAGGAGTTGGTCTTCGGGATTTGATAAATAAAGTAGAAGATGTAGGATTGAGCCTTGTAGCTGCACCTTATTGGGAAGGTGTTAGTGTCGGCGGGTTAATTAGTAGTGGTGCTCATGGGAGTTCTTGGAAAGGTAATGGAGGTGCAGTTCATGATCATGTGGTTAACATTGATATAATTGTTCCTGGTTTACAAAATGAAGGTTTTGCCAAGATTCTTCATTTGGATGCTACAAATAATGAGTTGTTTGATGCAGCCAAAGTATCATTAGGTACTTTAGGTATCATTTCCAAG GTAACACTAAGTTTGGAGAAAGGGTTCAAAAGAAGCATAACCTTGAATTTTACCGACGACGTTGGCTTGGAGGATAGGTTTATGAGTCATGCCAAAACTCATGAGTTTGGGGACATTACGTGGTATCCCTCCAAACACACGGCTGTTTATAGGAATGATGATCGGGTTCCCTTAACAACAAAAGGGGATGGTACCAACGACTTCCTTGGATTCCAGTCTAATCTCATTGCTGTCTCTAAAACTACAAGAGCAACCG AGAAAGCATTGGAAAATAAGAGAAATGTTAAGGGAAAGTGTGCAATGGCAAGTTCATTCATAGGCTACAAGAAACTAATAGCGAATGGGTTGAAAAATAACCTGATCTTCACAGGATACCCGGTAATAGGCCGCCAAGGCAAAATGCAAACCTCTGGCTCATGCTTATACTCATCAACAAGAGACATTTTAAACGCATGTGCTTGGGATCCACGTATTAACGGATTAGTTTTCTATGAAAGCACTGCCATTTTCCCAGCAGAAAAATTCGCGAACTTCATCCGTGATGTCAAGAAGTTAAGGGACTTAAATCCAGACAACTTTTGTGGTATTGACATATACAACGGAATTTTAATACGTTTCATCAAGGCATCCACTGCATACCTAGGCCAACCTGTGGATTCAGTTGTGATTGACTTCAACTACTATCGAGCCGACTCTGCAATGACACCTAGGCTAAACCAAGATTTGATGGAAGAAATGGAGCAAATGGCATTCTTGAAGTATGAAGCAAGGCCACATTGGGCTAAAAATAGGAAAGTTGCATTTacaaaagttgagaaaaagTACAAATACTTCAATAAGTTTATGGCAGCTAAGCTGAAAATGGATCCACAAAACATATTTTCAAGTGAGTGGTCCAATGAGTTGTTGTTTGGAAGTCAAGGAGGAGAGGATTACAATGGATGTGCATTGGAAGGGGAATGTATATGTTCGGCACATAGGCATTGTAGTCCAAACAATGGTTATTTTTGTCAGTCTGGTCTTGTTTATACACAAGCTCTTGTTTGTAGATACTCACCCTCATCTTATAGTTGA